A genomic segment from Sulfitobacter indolifex encodes:
- a CDS encoding TrbI/VirB10 family protein has protein sequence MADENTPDLQDRLSTFSQKNKTKRRGGNIGVGALAIALALGGGGAAYFLATNLQERAKGLETSDVETFQDQRTGNGGRLEFPPDEAEQRVNDALIAVEEALDVPAPAPAPAEPSAAVLEEIAKLREALAASQSARNAEIQEAVSDLREAFQVQTDALEASIAAKDTEIENAQRQNEARLAGLQAMLDAERAQREGLEAEMARDGLIADQRLLEERQRQEEEQRQREAERVAQELLTAQIVSPSVVYADGPRTASADGTSPNAAVAGTDGPTLTENEQYLRQGARPLEIQEASQMAFPERTLSQGSVIQAALQTAINSDLPGSVVAVVSEPVPAFSGDQILIPRGSRLFGQYRSGIELNQKRILILWTRVLTPDGTSIEIASVGGDQLGRSGLTGIVDTKFAERFGGAALISLIGAAPAVAANSTDNETASEVLEGVSGDLEDAVGSVIAEQVSISPTIYIDQGASVTVLVDRDVVIY, from the coding sequence ATGGCTGATGAGAACACACCCGACCTTCAGGACCGCCTGAGCACGTTCAGCCAGAAGAACAAGACCAAACGCCGTGGCGGTAATATAGGTGTCGGGGCATTGGCGATCGCGCTTGCGCTTGGCGGCGGTGGTGCTGCCTACTTTCTGGCAACAAATCTGCAAGAAAGAGCCAAAGGCTTAGAAACGTCTGACGTTGAGACCTTTCAGGATCAACGCACCGGAAATGGTGGGCGGTTGGAATTTCCGCCGGATGAAGCGGAACAACGGGTCAACGATGCACTTATAGCAGTTGAAGAGGCGCTCGATGTGCCGGCCCCTGCGCCGGCACCCGCAGAACCCAGTGCAGCGGTGCTGGAGGAAATCGCGAAACTGAGGGAAGCGCTTGCTGCGAGCCAATCTGCCCGCAACGCCGAAATTCAGGAAGCCGTCTCTGATCTGCGAGAGGCGTTCCAAGTCCAAACCGATGCGCTTGAAGCCTCCATTGCCGCCAAAGACACCGAAATAGAAAACGCGCAGCGGCAGAACGAAGCACGTTTGGCCGGCCTGCAGGCCATGCTGGACGCTGAACGTGCGCAGCGCGAAGGTCTTGAGGCAGAAATGGCGCGCGATGGTCTGATTGCAGATCAACGGTTGCTTGAAGAACGCCAGCGGCAGGAGGAAGAGCAGCGTCAGCGTGAAGCCGAACGTGTTGCGCAAGAATTGCTGACCGCCCAGATCGTTTCTCCTTCGGTCGTTTATGCAGATGGCCCACGGACCGCATCCGCTGACGGAACAAGTCCAAATGCTGCTGTGGCAGGAACAGATGGACCCACCCTGACCGAAAACGAACAGTATCTCCGGCAAGGCGCAAGGCCACTGGAAATTCAAGAAGCGTCCCAGATGGCCTTTCCAGAGAGAACGCTCTCCCAAGGCTCTGTCATTCAAGCTGCCTTGCAAACAGCTATCAACAGCGACTTGCCGGGCTCTGTTGTGGCGGTTGTGTCTGAACCGGTGCCTGCCTTTTCTGGCGATCAAATCCTAATCCCGCGCGGCTCGCGTCTTTTTGGCCAATATCGGTCTGGAATTGAGTTGAACCAGAAACGTATCCTGATCCTATGGACCCGCGTTCTAACCCCAGATGGGACGTCGATTGAAATTGCCTCTGTTGGCGGCGACCAGCTTGGGCGCTCTGGGTTAACTGGGATCGTCGACACAAAGTTTGCTGAACGTTTTGGTGGGGCCGCGCTGATCTCCCTCATTGGCGCAGCACCAGCAGTTGCCGCAAACAGTACTGACAATGAAACAGCCAGCGAAGTGCTTGAGGGGGTTTCCGGAGATCTGGAAGACGCTGTGGGGTCTGTGATCGCCGAGCAGGTTTCGATCTCACCCACTATTTATATTGATCAAGGTGCATCCGTGACAGTTCTCGTCGACCGCGATGTGGTGATCTATTGA
- a CDS encoding TrbG/VirB9 family P-type conjugative transfer protein, whose translation MNIAARLICAAALLSASPALSESVPRSGALDDRVRIATYFENQVFVIETDLRHSTTIHFGPGERFDAVIVGDTESFQVDPIPELGNVLTIKPHVQGASTNMTVITNRRTYSFHLREGAIPGRSGMFFEVRFLYPEDERRAAAASTQPKGFEAPRNYSYRVAGEGDFRPTHIYDDGRYTYFTFPENGRQPAVFKADDQGRERTVNWTQQGNIVRVLGVNQFWTLRIGDEAICALRDDSAIYVSN comes from the coding sequence TTGAATATCGCTGCCCGTTTGATCTGCGCTGCCGCATTGCTTTCGGCGTCCCCTGCCCTGTCAGAGTCCGTGCCGCGCAGCGGCGCGCTCGACGATCGTGTGCGCATCGCCACTTACTTCGAAAACCAAGTCTTCGTCATCGAGACTGATCTGCGCCACTCAACAACTATCCACTTCGGGCCAGGCGAACGGTTTGATGCGGTCATTGTTGGCGACACCGAGAGTTTCCAAGTCGATCCGATCCCCGAGCTCGGAAACGTGCTGACCATCAAGCCGCATGTGCAAGGTGCCTCGACCAACATGACAGTGATCACCAACCGCAGGACCTATTCCTTCCATCTGCGCGAAGGGGCCATTCCGGGTCGCTCGGGCATGTTTTTTGAGGTGCGGTTTCTCTATCCAGAGGATGAGCGTCGCGCGGCAGCTGCTAGTACCCAACCCAAAGGCTTTGAGGCCCCGCGCAACTACAGCTACCGCGTCGCGGGCGAAGGGGATTTCCGTCCAACCCATATCTACGATGACGGGCGGTACACATACTTCACCTTCCCCGAAAACGGACGCCAACCCGCAGTCTTTAAGGCCGACGATCAAGGCCGGGAGCGCACCGTGAACTGGACTCAACAAGGCAACATCGTGCGCGTGCTTGGCGTGAACCAATTCTGGACCTTGCGGATTGGCGACGAGGCCATCTGCGCCTTGCGCGATGACAGCGCAATTTATGTGAGCAACTGA
- a CDS encoding virB8 family protein: MKSQTSQDQSDAFAVDFIYGPRRRERFAYFVAAAGVLVGLAGIVAGASVFPLKSIETFVVVVDKETGQMDRVAAVQALSLSESDAIIQANLVAYVDDRETYDLTDGEQRINSVLERSDGDAARTLRDLWTSSNEDYPIAVYGRDAVIEVVIKSVNQIEPGVAQIRFTRTLRRTRDTRTVTRSYVATAGYAFEPETRQRLQDVWANPLGFVVTSYRVDAETLEN; the protein is encoded by the coding sequence ATGAAAAGCCAAACAAGCCAAGATCAAAGTGACGCTTTTGCAGTGGATTTTATTTACGGCCCGCGAAGACGCGAACGCTTTGCCTATTTTGTGGCCGCCGCTGGCGTTCTGGTCGGGCTGGCAGGAATTGTCGCTGGAGCGAGTGTGTTTCCACTCAAGTCGATCGAGACATTCGTTGTCGTCGTGGACAAGGAAACCGGCCAAATGGACCGAGTGGCTGCAGTCCAAGCACTGTCCCTGTCCGAGAGCGATGCCATTATTCAGGCCAACCTTGTGGCTTATGTGGATGACCGAGAAACCTATGACCTGACCGACGGCGAACAACGGATCAATTCCGTTCTTGAACGATCCGACGGAGATGCCGCACGCACCCTGCGCGACCTTTGGACCTCGTCCAACGAAGATTACCCAATCGCTGTTTATGGCCGCGATGCCGTCATCGAAGTTGTGATCAAGTCCGTGAACCAGATCGAACCTGGCGTCGCACAGATCCGCTTTACCCGCACCCTGCGCCGCACGCGCGATACCCGCACCGTGACGCGCAGCTATGTGGCCACTGCTGGCTACGCCTTTGAACCAGAAACTCGCCAGCGCCTTCAGGATGTCTGGGCCAACCCCTTGGGCTTCGTGGTCACCTCATACCGCGTCGACGCCGAGACTTTGGAGAACTGA
- a CDS encoding type IV secretion system protein, translating into MGIISDILDQVDAAVDSVAQDGFISSAAAVGNVITAGAVLLLILLGINVVMQLKPMTFGSAFAFGIKISLVAIFAQSWDNFSVIYGIVTQVPDSVGASILALTGSGDEAGVYESLDNMVARITAYGDTIGDQAGWVFGAVLGAIFFVLSALFAAVTAGIIAFAKIVFALMIVIAPFMIITSLFKPTQSLFEAWSRATIGYALMPVAAAGAAGIIVAIAEAIGDASADPVDVETVSLILPFLVILLLSAGIMASVPYIASNLTGVMGIASNAVGLTGLARRGIVNTSDYGTGSATRLATGKSPQELQQAVNSGVVKTGEAIRRTPASALNTVKSFRAS; encoded by the coding sequence ATGGGGATTATCAGCGATATCCTCGACCAGGTCGATGCAGCTGTAGACAGCGTCGCACAAGATGGCTTCATCTCGTCGGCTGCAGCAGTGGGCAATGTCATCACAGCAGGTGCTGTCCTGTTGTTGATACTGCTGGGCATCAATGTTGTGATGCAACTCAAGCCCATGACCTTTGGCAGCGCATTTGCATTTGGGATCAAAATCTCGCTGGTCGCCATTTTCGCCCAGAGTTGGGATAATTTTAGCGTTATCTACGGCATTGTAACGCAAGTACCGGACTCAGTCGGCGCATCCATTCTCGCTCTCACGGGATCTGGCGATGAGGCCGGCGTATACGAAAGTCTCGACAACATGGTGGCCCGGATCACGGCCTACGGCGACACGATCGGCGATCAAGCCGGCTGGGTCTTTGGGGCTGTGCTTGGCGCAATTTTCTTCGTTCTTTCCGCACTCTTCGCAGCCGTTACTGCTGGGATCATTGCATTCGCCAAAATCGTCTTTGCGCTGATGATCGTGATTGCCCCATTCATGATCATCACATCGCTGTTCAAGCCAACCCAGTCTCTCTTTGAGGCCTGGAGCCGTGCAACTATCGGCTACGCCTTGATGCCCGTCGCCGCTGCAGGTGCTGCTGGCATTATCGTTGCGATCGCAGAAGCCATTGGCGATGCGTCCGCCGATCCCGTCGATGTCGAAACCGTCAGTCTCATCTTGCCATTCTTGGTCATTCTGCTCCTCAGCGCCGGGATTATGGCATCCGTCCCTTACATCGCCTCCAACCTAACCGGCGTGATGGGCATCGCCTCCAACGCTGTCGGCCTGACGGGGCTGGCACGTCGCGGCATCGTCAACACGAGCGATTATGGCACGGGCAGTGCCACGCGCCTCGCAACAGGCAAATCACCGCAAGAGCTCCAGCAAGCGGTGAACAGCGGCGTTGTCAAAACCGGCGAAGCGATCCGCAGAACACCAGCCTCAGCCCTGAACACCGTCAAATCCTTCCGCGCCTCATGA
- a CDS encoding type IV secretion system protein: protein MKQLLLSVAAITALGLSTPARAQGVPTFDGSQLGQLVAQLEHMAEDLNVQLQQLATMRLELETQLSQLLNLDAQLASLIEGSGLSGLFASVEEFRALRGKLVGPLNTARSLASGDFLSGFNPGAELEASVERVLSGSGFTPETLSTLSSSPQPADNRIATSAGASAMLSVAAQESHAEAGQSLERLETMVGLIDDQDGLKAAVDLNTRVTIELGIILTQIWRLEAAQGVSAGQLGVVDAATLADERRFRSMAVDP from the coding sequence TTGAAACAGCTTCTTCTTTCGGTCGCGGCGATAACCGCCCTTGGCCTTTCGACGCCAGCGCGCGCACAAGGCGTGCCAACGTTTGACGGCTCACAGCTTGGCCAGTTGGTCGCGCAGCTTGAGCACATGGCCGAAGACCTGAATGTTCAGCTGCAACAGCTGGCCACCATGCGGTTGGAGCTCGAGACCCAGCTTTCCCAGCTTCTTAACTTGGACGCCCAGTTGGCATCTCTTATCGAAGGCAGCGGGCTGAGCGGTCTCTTTGCATCGGTTGAAGAATTCCGCGCCTTGCGGGGCAAACTTGTTGGCCCGTTAAATACAGCGCGCTCACTGGCGAGCGGAGATTTCCTGAGTGGCTTTAATCCAGGCGCGGAACTGGAAGCATCAGTAGAGCGTGTGCTCTCCGGCAGTGGGTTCACGCCTGAGACGCTCAGCACTCTTTCGTCATCGCCACAACCTGCTGACAACCGCATTGCGACGTCCGCAGGCGCCAGCGCTATGTTGTCGGTAGCCGCGCAAGAAAGCCATGCAGAAGCAGGCCAAAGTCTGGAACGCCTTGAAACAATGGTTGGCTTGATCGACGATCAAGACGGCTTGAAAGCGGCCGTTGATTTGAACACGCGGGTCACTATCGAACTCGGGATTATCCTGACGCAAATCTGGCGCTTGGAAGCGGCACAAGGTGTTAGCGCAGGACAGCTCGGTGTGGTTGATGCGGCGACACTGGCCGATGAGCGCCGGTTCAGATCAATGGCGGTGGATCCGTGA
- a CDS encoding transglycosylase SLT domain-containing protein gives MIRPVIISAGLWLCLHATSGFAQGVPTQDNAAIGQTIARVTALVQDLGTQGDKEAERSSIAEVQADQLRTLEAISAAMTGPGFDISALEGNADFGVASVYPNTDTSPMNSRLFGEGRETVEMMIVRVAGEYAGAPGVARAGLSATQWRCLFQALIKQESRFNITAESHVGAYGLTQLMPGTASDMGVNRYDPMDNLRGGARYITTQLNRFGNIPHALAAYNAGPGRVIEYGGVPPFTETQGYVRNISKFYNEYLAVVGGAEALGTLSSSDFALAEYANISDAGVYYAASSHATTMQVINRLRAIILQIDAQPNAKAAWELNTYAKAEIARILNLRVRLMAANQQREATHAQHLVADRLSEREFMQMGVPN, from the coding sequence ATGATCCGCCCCGTCATCATATCTGCTGGGCTTTGGCTTTGCCTGCATGCAACCTCGGGCTTCGCCCAAGGTGTACCAACGCAAGACAACGCCGCAATCGGGCAAACCATTGCGCGTGTGACCGCATTGGTTCAGGATTTGGGAACCCAAGGTGACAAAGAAGCCGAGCGTTCTTCCATCGCCGAGGTGCAGGCAGATCAGCTGCGCACGCTCGAGGCAATTTCTGCCGCTATGACGGGTCCGGGCTTTGATATCAGCGCCCTTGAAGGCAACGCTGATTTTGGGGTCGCTTCCGTCTATCCCAACACCGATACAAGTCCGATGAACAGCCGCCTCTTTGGCGAGGGCCGCGAAACCGTCGAAATGATGATTGTGCGCGTTGCAGGCGAATATGCTGGCGCACCAGGCGTCGCACGGGCTGGTCTTTCCGCCACGCAATGGCGCTGCTTGTTTCAGGCACTGATCAAACAGGAAAGCCGCTTCAATATCACCGCCGAAAGCCATGTTGGCGCTTACGGACTGACACAGCTCATGCCCGGCACCGCATCGGACATGGGCGTCAATCGCTACGATCCTATGGACAACCTGCGTGGTGGCGCGCGCTACATCACGACCCAGCTGAACCGCTTTGGCAACATCCCCCATGCGCTCGCAGCCTATAACGCAGGCCCCGGACGCGTGATCGAGTATGGCGGCGTGCCGCCTTTTACCGAGACCCAAGGCTATGTGCGCAATATCTCCAAATTCTACAACGAATACCTTGCCGTTGTCGGTGGTGCGGAGGCGCTTGGCACATTGTCATCCTCAGATTTCGCCCTCGCTGAATACGCCAACATCTCGGATGCAGGCGTCTATTATGCGGCAAGCAGCCACGCCACGACGATGCAGGTCATCAACCGCCTGCGCGCGATCATTCTGCAAATCGACGCCCAACCAAATGCGAAAGCCGCGTGGGAACTCAACACCTACGCCAAAGCTGAAATCGCCCGCATCCTAAATCTGCGCGTCAGGCTGATGGCAGCCAATCAACAACGCGAAGCGACCCATGCCCAACATCTGGTCGCGGACCGCCTATCCGAGCGTGAATTCATGCAAATGGGAGTGCCAAATTGA
- a CDS encoding VirB4 family type IV secretion/conjugal transfer ATPase, with protein sequence MGVTALALDGGTLSGIGPAVREAGGTGFARESYLAEHLPYFALATDDVMVLREGDLLATLRLDGLNPMTTEDDRLDALKRAVAAIVAQTGNTFGFYIHRVSVPQNLDLKPVEGDTFASQVDARWAAHIKGLRPSKRQMYLSVIRRPNLAARIPFLRALARKAWVKDRAARVQELNEVMGFFAVALSSANPVRLTKTGGEWLGYLNTLNAGSFSPIAFGQSPLPLSHTISDCRATFDGDVATITCATTGAVKYGALFSIKSYPALTDVTLLDALDLPLDIVLTNSFSPIPNNIMAERIQRIIRQMHASDDAAVSLRDQLALAADDQEAGRIAFGDHHLSIAVYAPDRDTLERAAAQIKRVGQEIMAVIVRENMALKATYFAQSPGNFGYRARKTPISSTNFSDFAALHGSVEGRSNDESPWGQSIAVLPTVGTSGYRFNFHEAGSASKEPTVGHTLVLGRTGTGKTLTTAFLTAQAQRIGARLFFFDKDRGLEMAVRALGGRYNEIRAGVPTGLNPLASEIDERGRAWLSDWLATLLTRSGALSGEQSRHIQGAVTQNADAGAALQRFASFETLFQSLDDDGELQSRVAEWAPGGRFGWVFDEPDRGQRLDLSGDIVGFDMTEILDMTTERMAVLSYIFRQIERVVEDRRPTIIVLDEAWKLLDDPYFGARLENWLVTLRKMNCVVIMMTQYPSQLRDSRVGKTIVETVPTQILFPNDRATVADYDFLRVNSKEAALLVQPTIGQRIALVRSAGDSVFVDADLSALGDLLPILGGGATGEARVPADWRSNPDFWRPQ encoded by the coding sequence ATGGGGGTGACAGCTTTGGCGCTTGATGGTGGAACTTTGAGCGGCATCGGCCCTGCGGTGCGTGAAGCTGGGGGAACAGGATTTGCCCGTGAAAGCTACCTTGCGGAGCACCTGCCCTATTTTGCTTTGGCAACGGACGATGTGATGGTGCTGCGCGAAGGCGATCTTCTGGCAACCCTACGCCTTGATGGTCTGAACCCGATGACTACCGAGGACGATCGCCTTGATGCGCTCAAGCGCGCGGTTGCCGCAATCGTGGCCCAAACCGGGAATACGTTCGGTTTTTACATCCACCGCGTCTCTGTTCCACAAAACTTAGACCTTAAGCCCGTCGAGGGTGATACCTTCGCGTCCCAAGTCGATGCCCGTTGGGCAGCTCACATCAAAGGCCTGCGACCTTCCAAGCGGCAGATGTATCTCAGCGTCATTCGCCGCCCCAATCTCGCAGCCCGCATCCCATTTTTGCGCGCACTCGCCCGCAAAGCTTGGGTCAAAGACCGCGCAGCGCGTGTTCAAGAGCTCAACGAGGTTATGGGCTTCTTTGCGGTGGCCCTCTCTTCGGCAAACCCTGTTCGCTTAACAAAGACGGGCGGTGAATGGCTCGGGTATCTGAACACGCTCAACGCAGGCAGCTTTTCACCCATCGCATTTGGTCAAAGCCCCCTGCCCCTGTCTCATACCATCAGTGATTGCCGCGCGACGTTCGATGGAGATGTGGCGACGATTACATGTGCCACAACAGGTGCCGTCAAATATGGCGCGCTCTTTAGCATCAAATCCTATCCCGCACTGACAGACGTGACGCTTCTCGATGCGTTAGATCTGCCTCTCGATATCGTACTGACCAATTCATTCAGTCCAATCCCGAACAACATCATGGCCGAGCGCATCCAGCGCATCATCAGACAGATGCATGCGTCAGATGATGCCGCCGTGTCATTGCGCGACCAATTGGCCTTGGCTGCAGACGATCAAGAGGCGGGACGCATCGCCTTTGGCGACCATCACCTTTCCATCGCCGTCTATGCGCCTGACCGCGACACACTTGAACGCGCCGCCGCACAGATCAAACGGGTCGGCCAAGAAATCATGGCTGTGATCGTGCGCGAAAACATGGCGCTGAAAGCCACCTATTTTGCACAGAGCCCGGGCAACTTTGGCTATCGCGCCCGAAAGACACCAATCTCATCGACCAATTTTTCTGATTTTGCAGCCCTTCACGGCAGTGTTGAAGGGCGTAGCAATGACGAGAGCCCGTGGGGTCAGAGCATTGCGGTTCTGCCAACAGTGGGTACATCAGGCTACCGTTTCAACTTCCACGAAGCGGGTTCTGCAAGCAAAGAACCTACTGTGGGCCACACACTGGTTTTAGGGCGCACGGGAACTGGCAAAACATTGACGACTGCCTTCCTCACCGCGCAAGCGCAACGGATCGGCGCACGCCTGTTCTTCTTTGACAAAGATCGCGGCTTGGAAATGGCAGTCCGAGCTTTGGGTGGCCGTTACAATGAAATCCGCGCAGGCGTGCCCACAGGCCTCAACCCGCTCGCCTCTGAAATCGATGAACGCGGACGCGCTTGGTTATCCGATTGGTTGGCCACCTTGCTGACGCGCAGCGGTGCCTTATCCGGAGAACAATCGCGCCACATCCAGGGTGCGGTAACACAGAATGCAGATGCTGGCGCAGCCTTACAGCGCTTTGCCAGCTTTGAAACCTTGTTCCAGTCCTTGGATGATGATGGCGAGCTGCAGTCCCGCGTCGCAGAATGGGCCCCCGGCGGTCGGTTTGGCTGGGTATTTGATGAACCCGACCGTGGGCAGCGCCTCGATCTCTCTGGCGACATCGTCGGGTTTGATATGACTGAGATCCTCGACATGACAACGGAGCGCATGGCTGTGCTTTCATACATTTTCCGCCAGATTGAACGCGTAGTTGAAGACCGTCGACCCACCATCATCGTCTTGGACGAGGCGTGGAAACTACTGGATGATCCTTATTTCGGCGCACGGTTGGAAAACTGGCTCGTGACCCTGCGCAAGATGAACTGCGTCGTGATCATGATGACGCAGTACCCCAGCCAGTTGCGCGACAGCCGCGTTGGCAAAACCATTGTTGAAACCGTCCCGACGCAGATCCTGTTTCCCAACGACCGCGCCACGGTGGCCGATTACGATTTTCTGCGCGTGAACTCCAAGGAAGCTGCTTTGCTCGTCCAACCCACCATTGGCCAACGCATCGCGCTGGTGCGCTCCGCGGGTGACAGCGTCTTTGTCGATGCTGACCTCTCTGCCCTTGGCGACTTGCTGCCAATCTTGGGCGGCGGTGCCACAGGTGAGGCCCGCGTGCCAGCCGACTGGCGTTCAAACCCAGATTTTTGGAGACCACAATGA
- a CDS encoding type IV secretion system protein VirB3, translating into MAERSPLFLGLARPPKYLGLPVGYLVVLAMGVVLPFIWTKSLIFFLIGIIAYPVLWFVADKEPHFFEVLRISFGTVRPTKNRAHHGGDSFGA; encoded by the coding sequence ATGGCAGAACGTTCCCCACTTTTCCTCGGCCTCGCACGCCCACCCAAGTATCTGGGTCTCCCTGTCGGATATCTGGTGGTCTTGGCCATGGGGGTCGTTCTGCCATTTATCTGGACGAAATCTCTGATCTTTTTCCTGATCGGGATCATTGCCTATCCAGTCCTTTGGTTCGTTGCGGACAAAGAGCCTCATTTCTTTGAAGTGCTGCGCATCTCCTTTGGCACCGTGCGCCCGACCAAAAACCGCGCACATCATGGGGGTGACAGCTTTGGCGCTTGA
- a CDS encoding TrbC/VirB2 family protein produces MPRHHSRYLPLMVATLALLASPAFAQDLSPIQTMLETVEAALTGPIGIAVATLAVIGTGFMCMMGRLNWGWFASVIIGIVLIFSAGTIVDGFT; encoded by the coding sequence ATGCCAAGACACCACTCACGATACTTGCCACTCATGGTCGCAACCTTAGCGCTCCTTGCCTCCCCTGCCTTCGCGCAAGACTTGTCGCCCATTCAAACAATGTTGGAGACGGTCGAAGCCGCACTCACAGGACCAATTGGCATTGCCGTGGCTACTCTAGCGGTCATTGGCACAGGCTTCATGTGCATGATGGGGCGGCTGAACTGGGGATGGTTCGCCTCCGTGATCATCGGGATCGTGTTGATTTTCTCGGCGGGCACCATCGTCGACGGCTTCACCTAA
- a CDS encoding lytic transglycosylase domain-containing protein translates to MLTTTLPSRATADVLAFRADGTATASGWTFHRTRPSWATSDDAVEAQPVAVAPIAPAAGASAQVLSLIRQTASRHQNNRAIAQAGLSTRDWHVLFQAMIEAESSYNPTAISPKGAYGLGQLMPATARELGVDPRDISQNLDGAARYLLTQLAEFRSVELALAAYNAGPHRVEQYSGVPPFSETRAYIARIHDIRERLSGGTSQPAPIRVANTAPTRAPVIIELN, encoded by the coding sequence GTGCTGACTACAACATTACCCTCGAGGGCAACGGCTGACGTTCTAGCCTTTCGCGCTGACGGAACGGCTACGGCGTCTGGGTGGACGTTTCACAGAACACGCCCGAGCTGGGCCACGTCCGACGATGCTGTGGAAGCGCAACCTGTTGCCGTTGCACCAATTGCGCCTGCGGCGGGAGCCTCTGCCCAAGTTCTCTCACTCATTCGTCAGACGGCCAGCCGGCACCAAAACAACAGGGCCATCGCGCAAGCAGGCCTTTCGACGCGAGACTGGCACGTTCTGTTTCAAGCGATGATTGAAGCGGAGAGCAGTTACAATCCGACTGCCATCAGCCCCAAGGGTGCCTATGGCTTAGGGCAATTGATGCCTGCTACGGCACGCGAGCTTGGTGTGGATCCCCGCGATATCTCTCAGAACCTCGACGGCGCAGCACGCTACCTGCTAACCCAACTGGCAGAATTCCGAAGCGTCGAACTTGCCTTAGCCGCCTATAACGCTGGGCCCCATCGCGTTGAGCAATACTCAGGCGTACCGCCGTTTTCTGAAACACGCGCCTACATTGCACGCATCCACGACATTCGTGAACGGCTGTCCGGTGGAACGTCGCAGCCAGCACCAATCCGCGTCGCCAATACAGCACCCACACGCGCTCCCGTCATTATTGAACTGAACTGA
- a CDS encoding helix-turn-helix domain-containing protein has translation MDLRDRVGANLRKLRRLQSLSQEALSLKAGLERGYVGRLERSQYYTSMATVQKLAFALEVDPIELIEPVLITRGKKSGTADHETSDDQKVSGGSQLLAVPFQEGFEKRQDDLTLVLIDYRWNDGSTVRRWLVDPKKVKQSAIVVKPCILL, from the coding sequence ATGGATTTACGAGATCGCGTTGGTGCAAATTTAAGAAAACTAAGGCGGCTTCAATCCCTTAGCCAAGAAGCCCTGTCACTTAAGGCAGGACTTGAACGAGGCTATGTTGGCCGACTGGAACGTTCACAATATTATACCTCAATGGCGACCGTGCAAAAGCTTGCTTTTGCTCTCGAAGTTGACCCCATCGAGTTAATCGAGCCAGTTCTGATAACCCGCGGTAAAAAGTCAGGAACCGCCGATCATGAAACCTCAGATGATCAAAAGGTGTCTGGAGGCTCACAGCTGCTTGCTGTGCCGTTTCAAGAGGGATTTGAGAAGCGGCAAGACGATCTTACCCTCGTATTGATCGACTATAGATGGAACGACGGATCAACTGTTCGCCGCTGGCTTGTCGATCCGAAGAAGGTCAAACAATCGGCCATTGTCGTGAAACCTTGCATACTGCTTTGA
- a CDS encoding type II toxin-antitoxin system HicA family toxin: MNSKHRKTLAVVFADPVSGTVEWSAVERLLVAAGAQVIEGRGSRVRFEKDGEVETFHRPHPAKEAKRYQVRAARAFLERIGVTP, translated from the coding sequence ATGAATAGCAAACACCGCAAGACTCTGGCCGTTGTCTTTGCCGACCCAGTGTCGGGAACAGTCGAATGGTCCGCTGTTGAGAGATTACTTGTCGCAGCTGGTGCGCAGGTCATCGAAGGACGCGGTTCACGAGTGCGGTTCGAAAAGGACGGCGAGGTCGAGACGTTTCATCGTCCGCATCCCGCCAAGGAAGCCAAACGCTATCAGGTGCGCGCCGCCCGCGCATTCTTGGAACGGATCGGAGTAACGCCATGA
- a CDS encoding type II toxin-antitoxin system HicB family antitoxin yields MTNTMTYKGYSARIEYDDEDGIFTGRLAGISDGVGFHADTVEALRDAFHEAVEDYVETCAKVGKEPQKAFSGQVMFRVDPEVHRKAALAAELSGKSLNQWAEEVLGRAAE; encoded by the coding sequence ATGACCAATACCATGACCTACAAAGGCTACTCAGCCCGCATCGAGTATGATGATGAAGATGGCATTTTCACTGGCCGCCTTGCCGGTATCAGCGATGGTGTCGGATTTCATGCTGACACGGTTGAAGCGTTGCGGGATGCCTTTCATGAAGCGGTTGAAGACTACGTTGAGACTTGCGCAAAGGTCGGCAAGGAGCCGCAAAAAGCATTCTCGGGTCAAGTCATGTTTCGCGTCGATCCCGAGGTACACCGCAAGGCGGCACTCGCGGCGGAGCTGTCTGGCAAAAGCCTGAACCAATGGGCCGAAGAAGTTCTTGGTCGCGCGGCGGAGTAA